AATCGGCTTCAAGAACAAGGACGCGTTCCCATCTGGAGCACGGGAGAGAACAACTTTGCCTCATTGCGAGTTGCAGCGAAACTTGGCTTTCAAGAGGTCTCCCGCAGGACCTACGTGATTCCGATCAAAAATTGAACAAGCCTTAATAATCAGAAGACGCGCGATAAGATTTCTGCAAAATTTAGTTCTGGCGTAGCATACAAGGAGAAGCCACTTGGAAGAAACCGCTCATGTTTGGGATCCGCTCTCCCCCATGGAAGCACAGGAGCTATTCTCTGGGCTATCCGTACCGTGGTGGATTTCTGGAGGTTGGGCCATTGATCTCTTTATCGGTCATCAGACACGCCCTCATGGGGACCTGGACGTTCTGATCCTTAGAGACGATCAACTCATATTCCAGGAACACCTTTCTAATTGGGATCTAAGCGACAGGAGATCGCCAGAGTTTACGACATGGTCCAAAGACGAATTCCTGGATCCACCCATTAATGACATTTGGGGACGCCGCACGCCGGAATCCCCCTGGGCGATCCAATTGATGCTTATGGAAACAGACGGGGATTCGTGGGTTTTCCGGCGTGAACCGAAGATCACCGGACCAATTTCCTCCCTCGGGCGGATAACCAAATCCGGAATACCTTACCTCTCTCCGCAGATTCAGCTTCTCTATAAAGCGAACAACCTACAGATTGATCGGAATAACGCCGACTTCAAGAATACTCTGCCGCACCTCAATTACGAAGAAGCTACGTGGCTAAGACGATGTTTGGAGCGATGCTATCCTGGACACGAGTGGATATCAAAGCTGAGTCAAAGAATGAAAGACCTGAATCAAATCTAAGCCATTTCGTGCGCGTTTTCTACCCTCAAGGAGAAATCCCTCAATTATATGACTGGAGAGTCTAAATGAGTACATGGTGCGAATTGACATTTCCGACCACCGCCTTAAAGGAGACAGTAATCGTTATTGAGGATGACCGTGCGAACATACTTGTCGATCCACTGCGTTGGCTCATCCTCGAAATCCTTGGAGACGGAAAGTCGGTTGCAGAAATTTCGCAGACATTGGAAATTACCGATGCCCGGGTGCTGTATCACTTGAAAAAGCTGGCAGAAACAGGTGTCGTACATTTAAATAAAGATGAAAATGACCTCAATGAATGGCATTGTTCACCAGCAGCGGACAAGATTCGCGTTCGAGAGGACCTCCTGGAGAACAATCAGGTTGCAGAGGCCATGCCAACCAATGTTGTCAACCAGTTCAATCAAGCATTTCGCGAAGCTGCCGAGGGCCTGTACGGTTCGACATTCCAGACATCCGTCAATCACAACCGCGCGCGGCTATCTGAAGAACAGGCATCAGAATTTGGTCGTCGATTATTGGCACTTATAGAAGAATACTTTCCGCCCGGAAAAGGAGACCGCTCAGGTATCAAATACGGATTTTACGGAATTCTCACACCGATTGATCTTCATCCTCTTGGCGACACTGAAACTGAGGAGTAAAGCACAGGGAGATTGTCAATATGGAGCACATGAAAGAAAATGTAGATGTTCTGGTCATTGGCGGTGGTACAGCGGGCACCATTGCTGCGGTACAAGCTGGGCGCACGGGACTTCGCACAGCCCTGATTGAATCCGGCAGCCAACTCGGTGGTGTAACCACAACGGGTGGGGTTTCGTTTCCGGGCCTTTTTCACGCCTGGGGAAAACAGATTATTGCGGGTATTGGGTGGGAACTCGTTACAAAAGCTGTGGCACTTGACAGTAGAAAATTGCCAGATTTTTCAGTACCTCCCGAGCGCCATTGGATGCACCAAATTCGCATCAACGGTCCAGTATATGCCGCACTCGTCGAAGAAGCCTGTACGCAAGCAGGGGTGAAATTACATTTCTACGAAATACCGGCTCGGGTTTCAGAAACGGACACGGGCTGGACAGTAGAAACCACAGGCAAAAACATGCGCCGCACTATATGGGCCAAACAGTTAATTGATTGTACTGGTGGCGCAAATATTGTCGGGCAGATCGGTTTTCCGCGTTTGCGCGAACAAGAAACCCAACCCGGCACGTTGATTTTTGAACTCGGGGGTTATAATGTCGAATCACTGGATGAGGAGGTCATTCAGGCGCATTTTTCTGCTGCCATTAAAGATGGCCGTTTGCAGCACGGCGATGTAATGAATCCACAGGTGCGATTTATCAGTTATCTTCGAAAAGGCGGAAATGCCCAGCATGTATTTGGTGCTGATGCATCAACCTCTGACAGGCATACAAAAACCAACATAGCAGGGCGACAGGCGCTATTGCGGATTCTGCGTTTTGTGCGTTCTCTACCAGGGTGCGAAAACGCATGTGTTTTGAAAGCTCAGGCAGAAACAGCCGTGCGTGAGACCTATCGCATTGTTGGCGATGTGCAAATAACCCATGAAGATTACACGAGCGGACGGCTTTTTGATGACGCCGTATCCTATTCTTTTTACCCCATCGATCTCCACGACCGCGATGGCATCAAACCCAGACCGCTATCCAAAGGAATCGTTCCCACCGTCCCTCTTCGCGCGCTTATCCCCAAAGAGAGTCGCAATTTGCTGGTCGCTGGTCGCAGCGTGAGCAGTGACCGGTTGGCGAATTCCGCTTTACGAGTACAGGCGTCATCTATGGCCATGGGACAGGCTGTGGGTGCTGCCGCTGCATTATCTGTGCGTCTGGAAACCACACCTCGAGAAGTCCCTATTTCCGATCTGCGCGAATTGCTTTTGTCACATGGCGCAGTTGTACCTGGTTTAGATAAATAGAGGATTATGATAAACCTGATCTAAAAAGGAGATCGCAATGGCGAAAATAGATTTGCCGATAATTACACGAAGCAGACTGGTATCTGACTTATCAAAACTGGGACTTGCCCCAGGCGATACCCTGATGCTGCACGCTTCTGTCAAGGCAGTCGGCTGGATCGTTGGCGGACCTGATATGGTGATCCAGGCAATTTTGGACGTGATTGGACCTTCGGGCACCTTGATGATGTACATAAAATGCGAGGAGCCTCTGAACGAAATTGAAGATTGGCCAGAGGACTGGCAAAAAGCGTACCTGGCAGAATGCCCACCGTTTGATCCTAAACGGACACGCGCCTTCCGCAAGTGGAGCATCCTCACCGAGCACCTCCGAACATGGCCCGGCGCGTATTGCAGCAACCATCCCGAAGCAAGAATGGCGGCAGTTGGCGCAAAAGCGGAGTGGATCACATCGGATCATCCCCTCCAATTTGGTTATGGTGCAGGCTCCCCTCTCGCAAAATTGTGCAAAGTCAGGGGGCGAATACTACTGCTTGGACCACTCTTTGATAGCCTGACGATTCTACATTACGCAGAGCATATTGCTGACGTGCCCAACAAGAAAACTGAGCGCTATCGGTGGCCCATCTTGCGTGATGGCAAGTGCGAATGGATAGAATTTGAGCAATTTGACACTTCTGGTGGCATTCTCGATTGGCCCCCCAATGGCGACTATTTTCTTTCCATTGTAGAGGAATATATGACCCGGGCAAGCTATGCAACGGGACGAGTTGGAGCCGCAGACTCTTATTTGTTCGACGCTAAGGATCTGACCGATTTTGCCGTTACATGGTTAGAGGAGCGGTTTGGTTAGATAGAGAAATTGCCAGTATTGGACTGAATTAAAATGACTATTACAATCCGTAAGGCAAACAAGGCGGATGTAGCCGCCGTCCTTTCAATGCAGGAAGACCTGACCTCCGAAGGCGCAATATGGGGCTATGGACCCGATTCGGAGGAAGTGTGGAACGACCGTGACCTGGATTGGCTCTTTTTGGCGATAGATGGCTGTGAGCCTGTTGGGTTCATCTACTGTGAGGAACGACCATATCGAGGCGAATGTGTATTCCCCGAAGATAGTCGTATTCTCGAAATCATTGAACTGTATGTGCGTCCACAATCCCGCCACAGTGGAATAGGCCAGCAACTGGTCAAAACTGTCCAATCAAAAGCAAAAGCCGCTGGATTCAGTCACATGCGGCTCTACTCGGCAGCGAAGCGTTTCGATGACATCCTGGCATTCTATCGAGACTGTGGATTTGCTCCCTGGTATCTTGAAATGGTAAAACCGATTGGGACTGAATAAGGCGGTGCACTCAATCTTTATAAAATCCCTTGCAATATAACTGTCGTTTGGATATACTTCGGATATACATTATGGAACTGTTGATTTCAAGGAGATAGGCGATGGTGACTAAAGTTCAAAAATGGGGCAATAGTCAGGGACTCCGATTTTCTAAAGCTATTCTGGAGGAAGCCCATATCAATATTGGGGATCAAGTCAATATCTCTGTTAAAAAGGGACAAATCATTGTTGAACCTGTGACGAAAGTGCGGGGAAAATACGATTTGCGTGAACTGGTTTCCAAAATGCCCCAAAATTATCAAGTCGAAGAGTTGGATTGGGGAAAGCCTATAGGGAAAGAAGTGTGGTAAATGCCAGAATATATTCCCCAAAAAGGTGATTTCGTCATTTTGACTTTTGATCCACAGGCCGGACATGAGCAAAGAGGCCGTCGTCCCGCTTTGGTAATCAGTAATACACTGTTTAACAGGCATACAGGACTTGCTATGGTGTGCCCAATCACCAACACCTTTAGAGATATTCCCCTTCATGTTGCGATCCCCAAAGGACAGGCCATTAGTGGGTATATCATGGTAGAGCAGATTAAATCAATTGATTACAACAGTCGGAAGATAAAGCGTGTATCTAAAGCACCTCAGTCTGTGCTTAATGAGGTGTTGAGTATTCTGGATGCCTGCATATATGATCCTACTTGAGAGTGCTTGAACAAATAGGGCAACAAAAGGTCTCTCTATGGAAGAGTTGAGCATTCGCAAGGCAGATGCAGTTGACAGTGACTTTGTCTTTGCCGTAAAGAAGGCCGCATTCCGCGAATATGTAGAGCAGGTCGAGGGTTGGGACGATACACATCAGAGGGGATTACACAATAAGCGATTTGATACCCAGGATTTTCGCATTATCCAATTTCAGGGAAACGATATTGGCTTCTTCTCCACATCCTGTACTTCTGATTCTCTCAAGGTCTATCAGCTCTTTATCCATCCAGAGTATCAGGGTAGAGGGATTGGGTCAGCGTGCCTGACACGCATTCTCGCTGATGCCGATGTTTCGGGGAAAGCTGTGAATCTGCAAGTATTAAAGATCAACATCCGCGGCATCGCCTTCTACCAGAGACTGGGATTTTCAATCGTCGATGAAGATTCTACACATGTTCAGATGAAAAAACTGCCAGCACCTACAGACCCGGTGCTTCAATAAAACGCGTTAGTTCACAGATTTTACCGTCCAAACAGATCGGTGGTCGATCTGGATTCATTCCCCAGAGATCTATCTCCCTTTCCGATCAATCATTAGGGGAAAAAAACAGTGAGCATACATCGCATCACCGCAATGGTTCCAATAACCGATTTGGATCAAGCCATAACCTTCTACTCGCAAGGCCTGGGTCTCCAGGTCATCCAGCGTAAAGACGAGTGGGGCCATGCCCTGCTGGAAGGTGAACACGGTTGCCAGGTGATGATAGACCGTTCGATTCGCACGGAATCGAACGCCTCAACCGTCGTTTACTACTATACGTCCGATATTGAAACATTAAGAGACCGCGTGATCGCCGCTGGTTTCGAACCCGATCCTACCCGCGTAACCTTCTATGGAATGACAGAATTTCGAGTTCGCGATCCCGATGGCAATCAGGTCTGGATCGGCGCGCGTGAGGCTCCCGATATCTCTTTAAACTCAGGAGATCGTATATGAAAAACCCATCAACACCATCCCAAATAAATGCCAATCGAATGACACTTGACGAAATTCAGCACTGGGAACACAATGGATATTTTGTGCGCGAAAACGTCTTTTCACATGAAGAAAACGACGACCTGCGACAGGTCGCCGAAGATATTGTCGCGGGAAAACGAAAAATGCCAATGGCTCATATCGACCGCAATGCCCTCGTCCGGGACGGCAAACACAAGCAATCGGGTATCTACGCTATGCACAAAATCCACCACCCCAGTTGCTACATCCCGGAATTCCTCGCCCGCGTGCGCGACCCACGCCTGACAGACCCACTCCTCGACATACTCGGCCCAGACATTCTGGGCATCAACAACCTCTTCATCTGGAAAGCCCCAAAAATCGGATTGGGATTCCCCTGGCATCAGGACAAATTTTACTTTGGCAGGCGGTTCAGAACAGCAACGACCGTCGGCACCTGGACGGCAATTGACCCCGCCGATCGCGAAAACGGCTGCCTCTACGTAATCCCCGGCAGTCACAAACAGGCAATCTCTGAACACGACGATATCGAAGGATCACAGCAAAACGAATTCAAACTCGCGCGCAATGCTCGCGATGAGGATGGCATTCCTGTGGAAGCGCCCCCTGGAGCGGTCATCTGGTTCCACTCCCACCTGCTGCACAAAAGCACAAATAACCACAGCCAGCGATTTAGACGCAGCTATGTATCGCACTACTTAAGTGCGCAAGCAGAATGGATGAATCCGGAAAACGCTGGCAAAGGCCAGCCCATCATGTGGGTAAGAGGACAAACCCACCCCGGTAAAGTTCAGGAAGTCACGCGAGACGTTATACCCGCCGAGTAATATACCGCGTACAATGTCAAATACTTTGAGCAATTAAACCACCCACAGATACCCTATTCAAGAACATCCAAATGCAAAAACATAAATCGCATCAGAACACCGCCGAACGCGATCAATACGGCGGCTGGACGGGCAAGAAATTTGAGGCAACTGGCTTTTTTCGCATAGAAAAAGACGAAAGATGGTGGCTTGTAACGCCCGAGGGGAATGCGTTTCTGAGCTTCGGAATAAACCACCTCCATCCCCATCTGTGGAAACAGGACTACAATCGCGAAGCCTGGAAAAAGCGGTTGGGCATAGACAATCTGGACAGCCGCGAATTCACACCTGCCCTCAAAACCTGGTTCCTGCAAACGTGCCGTCAATACGGCTTCAACACAGTAGGCGTACACACCGAGTTGTCAGCCGTCAATCGCCCGCAACCATCTATCCCCTATATGCAGTCGATTCACTTTGTCGATATCCCACATTGGCAGGCAGAAATACCCGACAGCAATTTTTTGGATGTCTTTTCAGAAGCATTCTCAGCGCATTGTGATCGCCTTGCAAGAGAATTTGCAGCACCTGCAAAAGATGATCCCTTCCTGCTCGGTTATGCCATGACCGACTGCCCGCTGTTTACAGAAGAAGATTGCCGAGAACGCCCCGACGTGATCGGCGGCGCACGACGGGAAGCTCGAATCGGCTGGCCGCGACGGCTGCGCAATTTGGGTGCCGATGCACCGGGCAAAAAGGCTTATGTTCAGACCATGCGCGATATCTATCGCGGGCAAATCGGCGATTTCAACGCCACTTATGACACGCAATTCGATTCGTTTGACGCGCTCCAAACAGCCGAGGGCTGGCGGCCACACACCGATCTTTCCAATGGAAACGAAACCCGAGACAATATTGAATTCCTCCAAAAAGTCGTCGCAAAATACTACCAGACAACGCGGGATGCGATCCGCCGATACGACCCAAATCATCTGTTCGTCGGCGACAAAATCAATGCCAATACAGACGCGCTGGATACCCTATTGCCCATTACAAGCCAATTTACCGACATCGTATTCTATCAAATGTATGCGCGATACGAAGTGCAAAAACCCGGATTAGATCGCTGGTACAGGATCGCCAACAAGCCGCTGATCAATGGCGACTCTGCTTTCACGATGATCATAGACACCATGCCGCGGCCCTACGGTCCCGTAGCCGACAATATCGAACAGCGAGCCGAATGGACCGATGAGTTCTTTCGGAATGCCTTTGCGCGTCCAGAATTTATTGGCTGGCATTATTGCGGTCTGATCGACGCCTCCAATCTGGTCCCCCAAAAACAGGACCGCCAGCATTCTGGATTGCTCACCGGCTACGGCGAACCATATCCCGAACTCCTGAAAGTACTCAAGACCTGCACAAACGAAATGTACGAGATTGCTACACACAAACTCTGAGTTATCTCGCTCAAGCAGTTGCACCTGTGAGGGATGTGAAGACG
The sequence above is a segment of the Gemmatimonadota bacterium genome. Coding sequences within it:
- a CDS encoding type II toxin-antitoxin system PemK/MazF family toxin; the protein is MPEYIPQKGDFVILTFDPQAGHEQRGRRPALVISNTLFNRHTGLAMVCPITNTFRDIPLHVAIPKGQAISGYIMVEQIKSIDYNSRKIKRVSKAPQSVLNEVLSILDACIYDPT
- a CDS encoding amino acid transporter; the protein is MEETAHVWDPLSPMEAQELFSGLSVPWWISGGWAIDLFIGHQTRPHGDLDVLILRDDQLIFQEHLSNWDLSDRRSPEFTTWSKDEFLDPPINDIWGRRTPESPWAIQLMLMETDGDSWVFRREPKITGPISSLGRITKSGIPYLSPQIQLLYKANNLQIDRNNADFKNTLPHLNYEEATWLRRCLERCYPGHEWISKLSQRMKDLNQI
- a CDS encoding FAD-dependent oxidoreductase; the encoded protein is MEHMKENVDVLVIGGGTAGTIAAVQAGRTGLRTALIESGSQLGGVTTTGGVSFPGLFHAWGKQIIAGIGWELVTKAVALDSRKLPDFSVPPERHWMHQIRINGPVYAALVEEACTQAGVKLHFYEIPARVSETDTGWTVETTGKNMRRTIWAKQLIDCTGGANIVGQIGFPRLREQETQPGTLIFELGGYNVESLDEEVIQAHFSAAIKDGRLQHGDVMNPQVRFISYLRKGGNAQHVFGADASTSDRHTKTNIAGRQALLRILRFVRSLPGCENACVLKAQAETAVRETYRIVGDVQITHEDYTSGRLFDDAVSYSFYPIDLHDRDGIKPRPLSKGIVPTVPLRALIPKESRNLLVAGRSVSSDRLANSALRVQASSMAMGQAVGAAAALSVRLETTPREVPISDLRELLLSHGAVVPGLDK
- a CDS encoding phytanoyl-CoA dioxygenase family protein; the protein is MKNPSTPSQINANRMTLDEIQHWEHNGYFVRENVFSHEENDDLRQVAEDIVAGKRKMPMAHIDRNALVRDGKHKQSGIYAMHKIHHPSCYIPEFLARVRDPRLTDPLLDILGPDILGINNLFIWKAPKIGLGFPWHQDKFYFGRRFRTATTVGTWTAIDPADRENGCLYVIPGSHKQAISEHDDIEGSQQNEFKLARNARDEDGIPVEAPPGAVIWFHSHLLHKSTNNHSQRFRRSYVSHYLSAQAEWMNPENAGKGQPIMWVRGQTHPGKVQEVTRDVIPAE
- a CDS encoding helix-turn-helix domain-containing protein, giving the protein MSTWCELTFPTTALKETVIVIEDDRANILVDPLRWLILEILGDGKSVAEISQTLEITDARVLYHLKKLAETGVVHLNKDENDLNEWHCSPAADKIRVREDLLENNQVAEAMPTNVVNQFNQAFREAAEGLYGSTFQTSVNHNRARLSEEQASEFGRRLLALIEEYFPPGKGDRSGIKYGFYGILTPIDLHPLGDTETEE
- a CDS encoding GNAT family N-acetyltransferase — protein: MTITIRKANKADVAAVLSMQEDLTSEGAIWGYGPDSEEVWNDRDLDWLFLAIDGCEPVGFIYCEERPYRGECVFPEDSRILEIIELYVRPQSRHSGIGQQLVKTVQSKAKAAGFSHMRLYSAAKRFDDILAFYRDCGFAPWYLEMVKPIGTE
- a CDS encoding transcriptional regulator/antitoxin, MazE — its product is MVTKVQKWGNSQGLRFSKAILEEAHINIGDQVNISVKKGQIIVEPVTKVRGKYDLRELVSKMPQNYQVEELDWGKPIGKEVW
- the aac(3) gene encoding aminoglycoside 3-N-acetyltransferase codes for the protein MAKIDLPIITRSRLVSDLSKLGLAPGDTLMLHASVKAVGWIVGGPDMVIQAILDVIGPSGTLMMYIKCEEPLNEIEDWPEDWQKAYLAECPPFDPKRTRAFRKWSILTEHLRTWPGAYCSNHPEARMAAVGAKAEWITSDHPLQFGYGAGSPLAKLCKVRGRILLLGPLFDSLTILHYAEHIADVPNKKTERYRWPILRDGKCEWIEFEQFDTSGGILDWPPNGDYFLSIVEEYMTRASYATGRVGAADSYLFDAKDLTDFAVTWLEERFG
- a CDS encoding VOC family protein; the protein is MSIHRITAMVPITDLDQAITFYSQGLGLQVIQRKDEWGHALLEGEHGCQVMIDRSIRTESNASTVVYYYTSDIETLRDRVIAAGFEPDPTRVTFYGMTEFRVRDPDGNQVWIGAREAPDISLNSGDRI
- a CDS encoding GNAT family N-acetyltransferase produces the protein MEELSIRKADAVDSDFVFAVKKAAFREYVEQVEGWDDTHQRGLHNKRFDTQDFRIIQFQGNDIGFFSTSCTSDSLKVYQLFIHPEYQGRGIGSACLTRILADADVSGKAVNLQVLKINIRGIAFYQRLGFSIVDEDSTHVQMKKLPAPTDPVLQ